In Candidatus Goldiibacteriota bacterium, the genomic window ATATCAGAATTCACAATGGGGCAGCTTATTTATCTGCTGGAAGTGCAGACCGCGTTTCTGGGAGAACTGTATAATGTAAACTCCTATGATCAGCCCGGGGCGCAGGCGTGTAAAGACGCTGTTTTTGCGCTTATGGGCAGAAAAAGCCATAAAGAAAGGTTAAAACAGTTAATGGTAAAAAAGGACAAAAAGGCGTATATTATTTAAAAGGTTATTATATAAAAAAATATCACTTGAAAGGATAAAAAACATGGCAGAGGTAAAACCGTTTTCATCAGTGCACTATAACAGCGAGAAAGTGGATATGGCAAAAGTAATTATGCCGCCATATGACATTATCAGGGATACTTCCGTTTATTATTCAATGTCGCCGTATAACGTGGTGCGTATTGACAAAGGCAACGAAGAATCCGGCGATAATGATTCTCAAAACAAATATACCAGGGCGGCGGCAAATCTTAAAAAATGGATATCAGAGGGCGTGCTTATCCGGGATAAAGAGGAGTGTTATTACCTTTATACTCAGGAATACTTAACTCCCGACGGGACAAAGCGCGAAATGGCCGCGTTTTTTGGGCAGGTAAAACTGGAAGAGTTTGAAAAAAAAGTGGTGCTGCCACATGAAAAGACCCACAGCGGCCCAAAAGTTGACAGGCTTTTGCTGATGAGGCAGACTAAAGCCAATACAAGCCCCATCCTGTCGCTGTATTTTGACGCTGAAAAGAAAGTGGACGAGATAATAAGAAAGCACATAGGGGATGACAAACCTTATTATGACGTAAAAGCGGCCGACGGGATAAGGTACAGGATTTACAGGGTGACTGATAAAAATGAAAAAGAAAAAATATCATCTTTTTTTGCAGGCAAAAAACTGTTTATAGCGGACGGGCATCACAGGTATGAAACCGGCATTAATTTCAGAAACGAGATGAGGGAAAAAGGGGCAAAGCCCGGCGCCGCGTATGACTACATTATGATGTGCCTGATAAGCATGGAGCATTCGGGGATAAGCATACTTCCGACGCACAGGATTAAAGCCAAATTTAACCCTGATATTCTTGGCGCCGCGGAACTTGAAAAGTTTTTTGAGGTAAAGAAATGCGCTGATGAAAAAGAACTGCGTGAGATTATGGTAAATTCCGCGGGCAAAAAGATAATAGGCATTTTTGGAAAAGGCATGTGCCACGCGTTAACCCTTAAAAAGAAAGAATACGCGAAGATAGTGAATTTAAGCGAGCACATAATGGACTATTATCTTCTTGACGCTTCAGTGCTTCATAAACTGCTTTTTGAACGCATTCTTAAAATGGATGAGACCGCTATAAACGAAGGTATTGACTACACTCCGGATATAGACGAAGCTATAAAAATGGTGTCTTCGGGAGGGTCAGAAATAACATTTCTTC contains:
- a CDS encoding DUF1015 domain-containing protein, whose product is MAEVKPFSSVHYNSEKVDMAKVIMPPYDIIRDTSVYYSMSPYNVVRIDKGNEESGDNDSQNKYTRAAANLKKWISEGVLIRDKEECYYLYTQEYLTPDGTKREMAAFFGQVKLEEFEKKVVLPHEKTHSGPKVDRLLLMRQTKANTSPILSLYFDAEKKVDEIIRKHIGDDKPYYDVKAADGIRYRIYRVTDKNEKEKISSFFAGKKLFIADGHHRYETGINFRNEMREKGAKPGAAYDYIMMCLISMEHSGISILPTHRIKAKFNPDILGAAELEKFFEVKKCADEKELREIMVNSAGKKIIGIFGKGMCHALTLKKKEYAKIVNLSEHIMDYYLLDASVLHKLLFERILKMDETAINEGIDYTPDIDEAIKMVSSGGSEITFLLGPATVEEVRIISENGEVMPQKSTYFLPKLATGFLINSMEE